The genomic window AAATACAGAGCCGTCATTGATTtcctaaaattgaaaaaaatattaaataaaattaaacagaaaatgattTCTAAAAATGTTGCCGAATTTAGTTACGTTTTTACTAATCAGTCTGGGCGGACTCCGAAAACGgagtaaaatgatttttcacaAGTGAAAATACTGCGAAAAAGAAGTTTGGCGCATGCGCAGTCCATCAAAATGCCACATTTTTACGTGAAAACAGGACACTCAGGAAAATTGATCGTGCAATGCGAATTATTCATATGCAGGTCTGAAAATTcgtttaaatgctttaaaagACAGGTTTCGACAGAATGTATTTGGCAAAAATAGACGTTCGTTTGGCAAATCAAATCTTATATGCTGTCAAAGTAAGTCAATTCTGTTTCCGATCACGATGTCAGTAAAAGTGAATAAactaatgttgttttttttatgatttcattataattaaagATTATTTATGTGCTAGGGTGTGAAATAAACTACTAACGCGAGTTTTATATCCCGTTTGTAGTCTTCACACTTTTCTGTTGATCACGCGACGGCTCGCCCAGTCGACACTTCTTAAAACTTTGTATAGATCGTAATTagtcgtatttttttttaacatcaccTTTATTAAAGGCTTGAATATTTACATAAGTACAACATTTAAATTTCCATCTCTATACTTccaaattttaatatgaagtCCGATTTTTCAATCTTACAAGTTCGGGTCAACCACGCGtgaattgaaatttgttttatatatttttcccgTTGTTTACTGAAACATTTTCACATTTCTTTTGAAgtataattcaaaaattaacCATTTCTGTAtctttccaaatttttttttacgcttCTGAAGgattttaatctatttttcaATCACGTTTTCACGAAGAAGGGAAGCAACTCTGCATTATTTACATTAGTTACAAAACGGAAGTTGAGAAAATCGCAATGCAGCATGACGGTGCCAAAGACTCCGTTTTCGGAGTTAACTCCGTTTTCAGAGTCCACCCAGACTGCTAATAGAAATATGTTTGTCGACATCGTTGAAAAACtaattgagactaaaaaaatcaataacataATTTACAAACTATCTACAAAATGATCTTACGAAGTATTCGATTCATCACTATTGGTTGCTGCAATTGTTAATTTTGTTGCGGACATCGAAACAAGCTTATAACAGTCAGGATCTGTAAATTTCAAAAGCTCttacaatatttaatcaatatgtacatgtaatatattattattttttaaagtgcgattatatatatatatatatatatatatatatatatatatatatatatatatatatatatatatatatatatatatatagagggAATTTTTTATCTCGAGTCCTATATCAGCCCGAGAGTCGTCAGGCTCAAGGGCTGATATACAGCAACCGAGggctaatttagtatgcaatataaaaaaaatgccatgtctccatttttaaatcattaacttATAGAAGATATCGAAGAAACATCGTTATTGTCACCAAATCGCTTCGTATCTATAGATTTGTCTTTTATAAACTTTCCTGTCCGTTTGCACCagctgttgttacatttgtataCCAAGTTGACGTCGACGTAATAGTCCATTTTCGAGTAACCGTATTCCGGTAAGAATTTCACATTAGGTTTCTACTCGATGCGGGTATATGAACATCCGGTTTCCCGAAAATGACTTTTGAAAGGTTCTCAGTGCCACAAAGCGGGTATTACAGAATCGCGGAGTTACCTGTCACTTTTACAGAAGAGATCCCCTTCTAAGACAGTGCAAACTTGCAGAGGAATTAAAGTTGGAAGTTTTAAACGACGAATCAGGTAATGTATTGgaataaaaaaacaatgcaGTCGCTTTGAACATGTTAAAATCGGCACCCTTATTAAATACATATACTTTACGATTTAATTCTTGAAATGTAAAATTGCATTGTGAAAGGTTAGGCCTATATTGAACTTCATTACATCATATTTATGGctgataaaaaatacaatatctaGCCAATTTATGCACGTTACGTGgatgaaatttgaaaagttttccttgaattcatattttatttcttatttataaatCATCTCATAAGAGCCGTAATAAACATAAGTTCTCACAAACATTATTAATAAACCGaataaatttaatatcattcagttacattattttaaaattccaaGACGAGTTGCAAAGTGGAAATGGAAGTACTGAGAAGGATATTTTGGCAATAGGGGATGTTACAAAGTGGTCAGTTAATTTGGCAATATTACCATCAGTTGAGTCGTGTGACATAATGGTGCATCCCCTGAATGATTGTGGATTGGAAGCTTCACGATTAACATCCTACATGAAGGATAATGCCTATAAGTTACACAGAGACAACCATATCAGTGATGTAACTATTGCGGAGGTAACTGTTTCTGCACCATACATTTAATACTTTTATGTGAAAGCATGCTGTGTACCAGAAACTAGACAGACTAAAACCCCATATGTCACTTGGGTACTTTTAAAAACTAACGGACATGTTTATGGTGGCGGTTGTTCTTGTGTTTGTAAGCAAATTTTGTATATCTGTATTATGTGAATGATAATCATGTAATAGTTATAGATTGTGCACTTGTTTTCCTTTCATTAATAGCATTTTCAGACAttgtttttctcatttttgtgTTGCAACTGAGAGAAGTACTTAAGAGGCACTTAATTTAAATCGGTTTTTTGTTTCGTATTCGTACTTGGATCGTTGACTTCACATTCATACACCACCTATCATCTACCCCAGTGCTGGCAACTTGGGGATATCCATTTTCATGTAACCAGCTATTCATCTGGTATGAAACTGGTATTGTTTATCATCTTCATTTCATCATTTCATTCGGTCATCCAATCCAGTGTATTTGAATGATAAgaacaatatcaatatttacttgataatgttttgcattttttttttcagatgtaATAGAATATGTAAACAGTGTGTTGCCCTATTGTTCTCCCTGGTGAGTTTTAGTGATAGACAAAAGAATCGCTATACGGAGGCATGTACTGCCATTGGGTGTATGTGGGACAGGccaaagaaaacatttgagCCAATGGAGATAGACAACATTgatttgcagaaaaatacaacaACTGAGAAAACATTTTGCCAACTCCCCAAATTTCTCCCCTTGTGGTGAAATCAATTTAAGGGAAGTTGAGAAAAATGTATTTACTCTGTTTTAATCAAGCAACTTATTACTACTACAGGTTTTAGATCATCCAAGTGATGACAACTCTTCTGATGATGAAATGGATGTTCCTACACTAAAAAATTGCTTTACAAACTGGcacaaaaaatttccattttagAACACTTAAAAATGACTTACACACCAGATGTTGTATTAGAAATAGAAAAGATTACTAGAGGTCAGTCCAACAACACTGCCTGGTTCGAACATAGATACATGCATGGCAGGATTACAGCACCAATTttttatggagggtaatcgtgttcaaaaatccagacatgtaaattTGTTAATCCGAATGCGCAATCTTGtcgatgtgtgagcctgagtaaGAATGAGTGTAATTTTGATCGTATAACCTAAAAAACGCAGGGATAAACACTTTAGAGTTGACCCCACAGACCTTCAATCTAATTTTCCATACAGATGCTTAATTGCAGCTGTAAAatgctgtttgttatttacatgtaacctgcTACTTTAATACACACTTTCCATCTCAAATCTCTGCATTTGTATTtccgttttctgaaatatcacGGCTGACATCTtccaaattgacaaatgtaaagtctacaagtttatcgaattttgacatgaccatttatggaaacagtgacgtcactgattgaaaaaggctagctgcaggtaaaggcatgccgtaatcgccggaatagggacggaataaataaaaaaatatatattaggtaggcctataatcatattatctctggataacaacatttcatagaaagtattatttttcggaaaattaaattatgagattggtgtacattttatcaaaaaaatgtataaaagatgctagtaaagaattcgatcggcttcagatataTCCTCTTACAACTGAAAAgaattacatttaatgactttgtttgaatacacgtgtacaaaattatatacgcatttttattcataggcgtcggagcccggggggggggggggcttagcccgccccgcccccccccccaattttttttgccaagttagacctaaccattaaaAACATAGCAACAGGGAtggttcaccccccccccccccaccccaccacCACTTTTTCCtcgcaaaaaacaaaattattcctgAAAAGAacttaaagagaatgaaatattaatagtgatattgaaaattggagtcatagtaggtatactagcatcccccaccaccaccaccaccacggattaggaattttttgatttgattggggggggggggattgggaaggtataccccccccccaccccccccccccccccccggattatgATTTTCACGATTTGGGGaattcttgtcaagattttctatgattagtttagcccacccccctttcaatttgctttcgacgccactgttattagaatacatgcaacaaattgttaaagtataggcctcggctgaattaagaaagtatctccaaatgcatcgctaccacaaagttgtgacaagacaagacgcaccccccccccccacccacacacacacaaatcccccgcgaaaaattacacggggtcggTTAGCCGAGTagcaaagttatcgataagaaaaacaaactatttaaagacattggttttgagattgtgattaaTATGGGACATAAGAAATGAaaccctctttaaaaaaatgaataaaaattccaaaaataatGTGAACTgtcttgaaattaaaatgtgtatacattattttaagaaatgtttctttgcattgtcggcaatatatagggaaagaagcctatcatgcaggtaaaaattagcatgtttttttattatttcaagcaattatatgaatatgacgtcctgaatgtcggttcaatacaaactaattttgtgaagttggttgataaaaattttctggagagcTATTATGATAGGCTTTACAGCCACCtgtgaactagctgcaggtatgtagctcccggtctgaaaaaaattcagacgaacgacctgggagctacagtgcctcccatagtaaaaccTCAATTTgcggcgcacaaaaaatatgtgctagttaatttattattatatatatcatgacagcataaaatgtgtataaattattttaagaattttttttgcattgtcggcaatatatagggaaagaagcctatcatgcaggtaaaaattagcattttttattattatttcaagcaattatatgaatatgacgtcctgaatgtcggttcaatacaaaCTAAATTTGTGAAgttggttgataaaaattttctggagagcTATTATGATAGGCTTTACAGCCACCTGTGAACTAACTGCAGGtatgtagctcccggtctgaaaaaaattcagacgaacgacctgggagctacagtgcctcccatagtaaaaccTCAATTTgcggcgcacaaaaaatatgtgctagttaatttattattatatatatcatgacagcataaaatgtgtataaattattttaagaattttttttgcattgtcggcaatatatagggaaagaagcctatcatgcaggtaaaaattagcattttttattattatttcaagcaattatatgaatatgacgtcctgaatgtcggttcaatacaaaCTAAATTTGTGAAgttggttgataaaaattttctggagagcTATTATGATAGGCTTTACAGCCACCTGTGAACTAACTGCAGGtatgtagctcccggtctgaaaaaaattcagacgaacgacctgggagctacagtgcctcccatagtaaaaccTCAATTTgcggcgcacaaaaaatatgtgctagtttatttattattattgaagattgtattattatttatctttcaaccacacaacaacaaaaagtataaatacatgtaaagtaacataaatttttccgcgaaaaattaccaaatctttGCAGGTCTAACTAgtctaactaattcagaaaaataacaagagtaaaacTGTCAATGACAGCAAAACGGGTTTTGTTTTGTGTGAACAGTTTAGCTGAatgttatgtttatttttcgtccattccggcggttacggcatgtcttttcccgcagcaaggcagttgccatataaggtcatgtcaaaattcgacaaacttgtagactttacatttgtcaatttgcatcatgtcagatgtgctattgccgagcctgaagttacaaatgcagaaactacggattgaaagtgtgcaaagttgaaggtttaattagcaaatgaattaatttttaactcTGTCATGCATTTGAAATTTACTTACAATCCTGAAAATTATATCTTGAAGAAAATACTTAGCACTTCTGTAGATTGTTCTCATTCTCCTGTACCTTCCCTTGCATCTGGTAAAAAGTATGAACCTGTAGCCAGACAACAGTACATTGAAAAACACAAAAGATCACACAAGAATTTTAAAGTAGACCCATGTAGTTTGTTTGTGAGCGAAAAATATCCTTTTATGAGAGCTTCACCAGATGGAAGAGTTTCTTGCAAATGTTGTGGAGTGGGGCTCCCTGAGGTCAAATGTAGTTTAACGTACCAAATTTCGAACTGTAAAGAAGCCTGTTAAGAAGACCATTACAATCTTTACATTGATGAAAACAAGGATGTTAGGTTTAAGCATATTTCTCCATGGTATGATCAAACTCAAGGGCAGCGGGAATTTGCAAATCCTTATGGTGTgattttgagggggggggggtgttcacAAGAAGGGGAATTATTATTGACAGAACAAATTTTGATGGTgatatgttttttgaaattcaaatgttttgataaatatgTCATAAACTCACTGTTACATTAAATGTAACTTCCTGGTTgtaatataaatttgtaatcaaaattTGATCAACTTTCGAAAAGTTCCCTTCATATTACATGTGCTATGTAACAATTCGCATTAAAAACACCAAGTTCAAGTTATTGCagatatattatattaattttattgttctttTAAGCAGATTTTTATGGTCTTTGCATTTGTCTGTACAGGCAATTTTTGGCCAATGAGATTTCGCtaggaaaataaaaaacaatgactATACTGTTACATGAGTAATTTTTCATCTATCACTTAAGACACACACTACTCACATTCTTCATGTGTACAATGAAATACCGTTATCTTATTACATGTCATGTTAAGTTCCTGACAATTGCTTTAAAAATCACACATTGACAAATAGTTTAAACTGATACAATCAATTATTTTCTCACCTCTTATTTCACTTAAGGCTCCCGAAAGGTGCTTAAAAAGGCACATACTTTTACAATTTTGTCACACAGACGTTTTATTTTCAGTGGAATAGTGTGGGATAAAATTGTGTTGTTCTTTAACCTACAAATTGCTCGTTCCACATGGATACGAAACTTTGCAATTTGTTTCGTTTTCAAAACATCATGTGCAGTGAGATGTTTACATTTCCCCCATGAACACATTTTGATAGATGGAGGTATATTCAATATAGCCATTCTTTCTAACAGTAAATCTCTTATTCAAAAGCCCATGTGTGTCCTCACGTCATCACAAGGTCTTGCAATATCTAAAAATCCAAAGTGCTCAGTTATGTACCTGTTTGATACATTTCCACTccaaaaatttgaaatgaacatGAAAGCTCCTGAAGGAGTAACAACAACTAACGCTTATAAGAACTGTATGTTCTAGACTGTGCCGTTGGATTGGAAGGCCAttcaattaaaacattcagtacAATCAATTATGCAAGTTGTTTTGGGAAAACTGATTTAAaacactttcaatttttttttaaatacatttagaaGATGGTCATCTTGTCCACAAACAAGTACCGCTTCAGATCATCCTTGTACCTAAAGGTCATGTGCAGCAGTTCAGCTTCAGACTTTTCCATGTCCTGTTGTGTCAAGTTTGTCTGGCATTCTGCATTACAAGTGTGGGGATGGACCTTTTCATTCCCATATGAACAATAATCATGATCACTGAAagctaaaatataaaaagaaaagttataccacatgttattattatttacttGCATTAGTTTGTCATTATTACTATTTTGTTATTATAAGATTAaggttttttttgcattataaGGTTCACATTTCTTAAAACAAATCAACATACTTGCGGTTCGTTCTTCAAATGGTATGGGTTGCACAGTGATTTCCTTATTGACAGGGAATGGAGAGAGTTGTTCTCCATATGCGTCATCTTTATCCTACAAATAtataaacagtacatgtacaatgtgcaTTCTTTTGAGTAGGCCCTATATgtaaatttagaataaatacatttgtatgCCATTGATTTAGAGTcaattataaatcattgattaaaaagaaGATATACCGTGATTCGAATAGAGTACATACCACTAAAAGAATATCCGTTGCAGTAGCGTGAGTAGGTCGATGATCATTCTCCTGATCAGACATGTCTCTGTTGGTGTTATTTGCGGCTTGTTGAATGGACCACTTTTCGAGTTGTACCTCGATTTCCCCAAAAGCACTTAAAGTTATTGTTTCGGAAAAGCTCAGGGTATGGGTGGTCCTGTGTTGTTTACCATCAACAAAATGCATGGAGCATATCCTGTCGTGTCGAGAAGGTTCGAAGTCACGGCATCTTGGCAATTCAAGCAATTTTGTTTGAAGTTTTGGATGCTTTGACGAGGGAAAAGGAAAGAATTCTACGTCTCTCATAAACCCATACTTCCCCCTTTTCCTTGAATCGGAAGAACAACCTTCTGCGACACAGTAATACTGTGGCATGTCGTAGCAAACGATGTCGTTTCCAATATAACAATTTTGCTGGAAGTGATGCACCCcgcattttcataaaaatcacgTGACTTATGTGCGGACTTAATTATAGAATAGAGCCGGTAATGGTAATCCGAAAATGGactattatttgatatgatactCTGACATTGAACGACTCATACCGATATCTACGTCATAATAGCTGATGATTAATGGAAAGGAGTGTAATAACAACCAATGATACCCAAAAGGGGTGTGTTATAAATCTAATTACACACCCAAGGGTTTTTTACACAAGGGTAGGCGAATTTTCGGTTTATATTACACAGGGCGACAAGGGGTATACTTCTATAAGGAAATCtctactactatattaaaataatatacttgAATTTTGGGGCTTTAATAttgaaatcggaagagtactgtcttttgttttacatattttaaacatcattggtacttgaagattaccaatttatttttattttactcaatcaagcttcgctaattaataatcaacgaaaaatccttttaaaaatccggaaatcatctggattttttggagtttttattcttgcgcatgcgcattacattcacgctaaatcacagGAGGctttttagtttatgtttccacaacatcacatttgcatggataattTCAgtaacgatattacaaatacgtataaattgaaaatttgtcatatattctgttcataacaggaaatacgggagataactctagctcagttcattatatatattaaaaccggagagttccgaatgtcaacctggtgtgtaaattcgaaacGAGTAAAAATGTTGgagaaaaagtgttgaattattcattaatatgatttttttttttagatgaacgGTAATTACagtctcaaaatggtttgttatgaataatttgactgttattttaaatgcaaattcattaattttcatccaaaatcgattcgtagtgaatatgcaatgttttgctacaatacgggtatatgggaggtaTTTTACAGTtaaattattctaactaagcagagtgaagtgaaattaatagcatgaTTATACggttaaagcttggttatgtaaatgtcaacaatacggtttGTAAATGTATCTCAGCATTTTGTAAATGTCCAATATCAtttgcaatgtcaacccgtgcacgcacgggtcaaagtctagtgatATATTATGCATTTATATAATTGAATGTATAGCTTTAATTTAATATGCTTGGTTCATGTAAAGGACTGTTGAATGTCTGGTTACGTTAATCTGACTCTGAATTTATCTTTTTAGAACAATACGAATACTTACATTTGTAGCATGGGACTGCCTGATTTATCTCAAAGTCCGTCTGGTTAATTAATAATGGACAAGTGGCTGACGTACGTTTCGTCTACTTATCtcaaaatatcattatatttaataCAGAAAACGCGTTCCGAAAATCCCTGAATATTTtgggagtagttgccctttgacaTTGCTGTTAAATGAAAGTAACTGCACTTTAAATTTAACGATTAACGTCACATAAAATAGCAGAATCGAGGTATATTCATACCTCTGCAGAGAAAACGGAGAAAACATTTAGAAGTAAATAGCAACAACACATAAAACAAAGGTGCAGCGAATATTTTCAAAGactatttgaaattaaaaattaaaaagttttaaatgttcAACTGTGATAAATTAGACGGGGTGTACCGCTAATGTAAAGGCCAATTTGAACGGATGTTTGAAGATCATCGCTTCTTGTGAAATAAATGTCTCACTTGAAAGTCCTCGGTAAAACGAAACCTTTAtaaggtttgttactgactgactacGGTACTCTATCGGGTCGATCAAGCCCGAAATAGTTCCGTAGTCAGTTAGTAAAAAATCCAATAGTATACACTATGGAACCTAATGATTACACGTTGCGATCACGTCAAACATCAAAATATTATGGTTAAGTTGTTGTATATAGATggcatttttaaattgcatcaCATATTAGCCCGAGATTGCTGTGTATCAGCCCAGAGCCGTCAGACTCGAGGTCTGATATACAGCGACAGAGGGTTAATATGAGATGCGATTTAAAAAATGCCATGtcatgatttttatatcatatacttattgaaaatatgaaagaaacaATAACAAAACATCATGTGATTAATGATCATTGCCATCAATTCACCCTGTGTCCATATAATCCATCTCTTAAAAACTTTCTTAGAAAATTGCTGTTTTCATACCAAGTTGACGTCGACGTAATTAGTTGACGTCATATTAGAACATCGGAGTTAAACGACGCATTCCGAACTCAACGTCATAATTGCTGATGATTAACAAAAATGGGTTTGTATTTCATCCAAAGATTACCGGACAGGGAAGTGTAATAAATGTTATTACACACTCCTAGAGTGTATTACACACGGGTTGGCGAATTTTCGGTTTATTTCGCATATCAAGGACAGAAAagggtatattttctataagtatacGATAAAGTCTTCTTACATTTGTATGCTGACGAAGAGAGATAAGAAGCATCGCATTTCGGAAACGTTTCGCTGCATGCAGCTGATATCTGATCTTGAATTACTCCTCCAGGAACATTAAACTCTACACAATGTCCTGAAAACGTACAAAAGTGTCAGACTCAAACTAATgcacaatatttcataaaaatatatattataagctatatatatatttataaagtatATGATTAAGGAATTGTATATTTGATGAATGAACAAAATCTGCTTTTGGTTTTgctaaatcaaaataaaaacccatACCAAATATAAATCTGGAAGGAGCGCATACTTCCAATGTTTCATTTCTATATCCGTTTATTACGCAGTGGTACTCGAACTGTTCAACACTTGAACAGTTTTGCAAAAATGCTATTCTGATACAGTTTTTCTTTTGAGCAGCTATGTCCCATTCTTTTTTAGATGTTGGGCAAGATGATACGATTTTAACGCTGTCGACGGCCTCTTGACAGTATCTATTTTCACTTTGCTACATAtttgttataagaaaataaaatataaaatagttttattaatcTTTTAGTGTAccaatttcataatattttcaatttgatcATTTGTATTACCTGTGACTTTATTAAGAGCACAAAAAGTATCAGAAGCAGACGCATTTTGATTCCTTCTTTGTACCtctacaaaaatgaaattatccaAGATTAGATTATCGCCGTTTacaacaatttatttattcctttttttacctattatcattatatttcagttttatcaatatttgttaCAATTAAATGAAGACCAAAAACTACTTGATTCAACGTAATGCAGctttacatgtttatttcaaatacTGTTAATTTTAGGAAAGTAAACATAATGATACAGTGTGTCATCGTATTATTATAATACCTAGTAT from Magallana gigas chromosome 9, xbMagGiga1.1, whole genome shotgun sequence includes these protein-coding regions:
- the LOC136271477 gene encoding uncharacterized protein; amino-acid sequence: MRLLLILFVLLIKSQQSENRYCQEAVDSVKIVSSCPTSKKEWDIAAQKKNCIRIAFLQNCSSVEQFEYHCVINGYRNETLEVCAPSRFIFGHCVEFNVPGGVIQDQISAACSETFPKCDASYLSSSAYKYPDCYKLVSMSATKLTIAATNSDESNTSKSMTALYFISAAMCFAILIVAIYLVFLKKTFKCCKKKLPKGKKENQKREGGTHVTKHYTMNISDTKRARD